A part of Brassica rapa cultivar Chiifu-401-42 chromosome A05, CAAS_Brap_v3.01, whole genome shotgun sequence genomic DNA contains:
- the LOC103870343 gene encoding rho GTPase-activating protein 4 encodes MLPSTEASLLDWSINLMADVVEMEHVKKMNARNIAMVFAPNMTQMLDPLTARMYAVQVMNFLKTLIVNTLKDRKESRDRLIPGSNPSPRDENGDQTSRQLVHLMEANMEVALDDTFEVEMKDKEDSAEEEEYAEPREILGVKSEG; translated from the exons ATGCTTCCTTCAACGGAAGCTTCTTTGTTGGATTGGTCAATCAATCTGATGGCTGATGTTGTGGAGATGGAACATGTTAAAAAGATGAATGCAAGAAACATAGCTATGGTTTTTGCACCTAACATGACTCAG ATGTTGGATCCTTTGACGGCTCGGATGTATGCTGTACAAGTCATGAACTTTCTCAAGACACTTATTGTAAATACGCTTAAGGACCGGAAAGAGTCTCGAGATAGGTTGATTCCAGGCTCGAACCCGAGTCCTAGGGATGAGAATGGTGATCAGACCAGCAGACAGTTGGTGCATCTCATGGAAGCTAACATGGAGGTTGCTTTGGATGATACCTTTGAGGTTGAAATGAAAGACAAAGAAGACtctgcagaagaagaagaatatgcAGAACCTAGAGAGATTCTTGGTGTAAAGTCAGAAGGATAA